The Streptomyces sp. TLI_105 DNA segment TCTCCTACAACCTCGTCACCCCCGGAGTCGCCGCCGCCTTCGGCTACTTCGCCGCCGGATCGGTCCGCGACGCCACCGGCACCGACGTGCCCTGGTGGCTGCTCTCCGGGCTCTGCGTCCTCGCCGTCGGCGTGCTCGGCTGGCTGAAGGTCACGCTCAGCGCCAAGGTCCTCGGCATCGCCCTGGTCCTGGAGGTCCTCTCGCTCGTCGTCATGGACGGCGGCATCCTCGGCGAGCGCGGCACCGCCGCCCTCGACACCGCCTCCTTCGCGCCCTCCACGCTCGCCGCAGGCGGCGTCGCGGGCATGTTCGTCCTGGTCATCGGCGCCTTCACCGGCTTCGAGGCCACCGCGATCTTCGCCGAGGAGGTGCGCGAACCGCACAGGACCGTGCCCCGCGCCACCTTCATCGCGATCGGTTTCCTCGCCGTCTTCTACTCCCTCGGCTGCTGGCTGATCATGGGCGCCTTCGGCACCGACGATGCCGTGGAGCTGGCCCGCGCCGCCGACGGACCCGAACTCACCTTCAAGGCCGCCGAACTGTACGCGGGACCCTGGCTGGCGGACGCCATGCACGGCCTCATCATCGTCAGCGCCTTCGCCGCCACGCTCGCCTTCCACAACGCCGGAGCCCGCTACCTGTACGCCCTCGGCCGCGAGGGCCTGCTGCCCCGCCGCCTCGGCGCGGTCTCCGGGAAGCACGGCTCGCCCGGCGGGGCCGTCGCCGCCCAGACCGGCTTCAACCTGGCCGTCGTCGGCGCCGGGGCGCTCCTCGCCGCCGACCCGTACGGCGAGGTCTTCCTCTGGACCAACAGCGTCGGCGTCCTCGGCATCATGGGCATGCAGGCCCTCGCCGCGCTCGCCGTGTGGGCCTACTTCCGGCGCGACCGGAGGGGCCTCTCGGCCGCCCGGGTCGTCTGGGCACCGCTCGTCTCCTGCGCCGGACTCGCCCTGCTCACCGTCCTGGCCGTGGTCCACTTCGACCTGCTCACCGGCCGCACCGGCGCCGTGAACACGGCCCTCCTGGTGCCGCTTCCGGTGGTCCTCGCGGCCGGCCTGCTCGTGGCCCTGCGCATCCGGCGCACGGACCCCGAGCGGTACGCCTCGCTCACGACGGTGGACGTGGAGCGGGACTGAGGGCGCGTACGGGGCGGGGGCCGGCCCCCGCCCCGTACGCCGTCACACCAGGCGGCCGTCCCGCGCCACCACCCGGCCCGCGCGGACCACCAGGTCACGGCGGGGCAGGTCCACCACCGCCTGCGGCAGGCACTCGCCGTCGACGAGCATGAAGTCGGCGGGGGAGCCGGGCCGGAGGTCCGCCTTCGGCAGGCCGAGCAGCTCCGCGCCCCCGTCGGCGGCGAGCCGGAAGCAGTCCTCAAGGTCCGAGTCGAGCCGCGCGTCCAGGGCCCAGGCGGCGAGCCAGACCCGGTGCAGCATGTCCGCGTTGCCGAACGGGCTCCAGCTGTCCCGGACCCCGTCCGAGCCGAGACCGACCCGCACCCCGCGCTCGGCGAGCCGCCGGAACGGCAGGATCGTGGTCACGGACAGCGCGACCGTGGTGAGCGCGATCCCCGCCTCCGCGAGCAGGTCCGCCGTCTCGTCGAGCTCCCGCCCGGACAGACCGGCGACCGCGAAGGCGTGCGCCACGCCCACCCGGCCCTGGAGACCGAGCGCCCGGGTCCGGGCGGCGATGTCCCGCAGCGGCGCCAGGCCCTGTTCGCCCCGGTCGTGGAGGTGGATGTCGAGCCCCAGCCCGTGCTTCTCGGCGAGCCCGAAGACCGTGCCGAGCTGGTCGCCCTCGTGGTCGCCGTCCGCGTCGAAGCCGGCCGGGTCGATGCCGCCGATGTGGGTGACGAGCCCGCTCGCGGCGGCCTCCGCCAGGAGCTCGGCCACGCCGGGGGTCCGGACGACCCCGTGCTGCGGGAAGGCGACCAGCTCGACGTCGACGATGCCCGCGAGCTTCCGGGCCGCCTCGGCGACCCCCTCGATCCCGGAGAGCCCGTACGCCGGGGCCACGTCCGCGTGGGCGCGCATCGCGCGGGTGCCCTGGGCCGCGGCGTGCGACATCAGCCGCAGCGCCCGCTCGGCGACCGGGGTCGGCAGCGCGCGGGCCAGCTCCACGTCACCCGCGACGTACTCGGCGATGCCGTGCGCGGGGCGGCGGCTGTGCCAGGGCTCGCCCCAGGCGGTCTTGTCGGGGTGGATGTGCGCGTCGACCAGCGTCGGCAGCGCCAGCCGTCCGCCCCCGTCGACCCGCTCGACCTCGGTGCCCGGGGGGACCTCGGCCACGAGTTCGCCGTCCACGGCGACCAGGTCGCGGGGCGGGCCGTCGAAGGGGCGTACGTCGTGGAAGAGGGTGGCGGTGGGGGGTGGTGGCGGCGGGGTCACGGGGGCTCCTCGGGCGCGGTTTTGTACGGGTCAGGTGACGCTCCATTTGGTATACCACGGGGTTCTGTTCGTGCGCCGCCGTCGTGGTGCGGGTTCAGGCGCGGGAGCCTCGGGCGCCGGCAAGGACGCCGTTCCGTTGTGCCCCCCCCTCCCCCAAGCTCTCGGCTTCGCTCGAGCAGGGGGGACCCCCCTCGCCCCAGCGGAACGACTGCCCACAACGGGGCGCTCACCAGGCCAGGTCCTCCAGGGCGTCCAGGTCGGGGACGGCCATCGTGACCGGTTCCGAGCCGTTCGCGCCCACCCTCAGCTCCGCCCAGATCGTCTTGCCGCGTCGGGCGTACCGGGTGCCCCAGCGTTCCGCGTACTGGGCCACCAGATAGAGCCCCCGCCCGCCTTCGTCCGTCGTCGCCGCGTGCCGCAGGTGCGGCGAGGTGCTGCTGCCGTCCGAGACCTCGCAGATCAGCGTCCGGTCGTGGAGGAGCCGTACGCGCACCGGATCGGCCCCGTACCGCACCGCGTTCGTGATCAGCTCGCTGAGGATCAGCTCCGCCGTGAACGCCAGCCCGTCGAGCCCCCACTCCGACAGCTTCGCCGCCGCCGCGTTCCGTACCGGCGACACCGCCGACGGGTCCCGGGGCACCTCCCACTCGGCGATCCGGTCCCGGGCGAGCAGCCGGGTCTCTGCCACGAGCAGCGCGATGTCGTCCCGCTGAGTCGGCGAGAGGAGCGTCGCGAGCACGTCCGCACAGGTCTGCTCCGGGCTCCGGCCCGCCTGGGCGAGCGTCGTCCGCAGCAGCCCCAGCCC contains these protein-coding regions:
- a CDS encoding amidohydrolase: MTPPPPPPTATLFHDVRPFDGPPRDLVAVDGELVAEVPPGTEVERVDGGGRLALPTLVDAHIHPDKTAWGEPWHSRRPAHGIAEYVAGDVELARALPTPVAERALRLMSHAAAQGTRAMRAHADVAPAYGLSGIEGVAEAARKLAGIVDVELVAFPQHGVVRTPGVAELLAEAAASGLVTHIGGIDPAGFDADGDHEGDQLGTVFGLAEKHGLGLDIHLHDRGEQGLAPLRDIAARTRALGLQGRVGVAHAFAVAGLSGRELDETADLLAEAGIALTTVALSVTTILPFRRLAERGVRVGLGSDGVRDSWSPFGNADMLHRVWLAAWALDARLDSDLEDCFRLAADGGAELLGLPKADLRPGSPADFMLVDGECLPQAVVDLPRRDLVVRAGRVVARDGRLV
- a CDS encoding APC family permease, with amino-acid sequence MNAEATSRTAPKAPEAAGRLAAGRIGTFDLVFFVVAAAAPLTVLAGVAPFAIGIGGPGAPLAYLVSGALLALFAAGFTAMSLHVRNAGAFYAYVARGLGRTLGVGTAYVAVVSYNLVTPGVAAAFGYFAAGSVRDATGTDVPWWLLSGLCVLAVGVLGWLKVTLSAKVLGIALVLEVLSLVVMDGGILGERGTAALDTASFAPSTLAAGGVAGMFVLVIGAFTGFEATAIFAEEVREPHRTVPRATFIAIGFLAVFYSLGCWLIMGAFGTDDAVELARAADGPELTFKAAELYAGPWLADAMHGLIIVSAFAATLAFHNAGARYLYALGREGLLPRRLGAVSGKHGSPGGAVAAQTGFNLAVVGAGALLAADPYGEVFLWTNSVGVLGIMGMQALAALAVWAYFRRDRRGLSAARVVWAPLVSCAGLALLTVLAVVHFDLLTGRTGAVNTALLVPLPVVLAAGLLVALRIRRTDPERYASLTTVDVERD